The nucleotide window AATCCCAAATGGGGTATTTCTTTAATAGACATAAATGATGATAACGGAGTGCCCGGTGAAATTTTGGATTCTTTGGTATTGTAAAAACTTAGCTATCATTATAATGAATACAATTGACttctaataatgtatataaattaAACAGAAAGGCATCATTCTCTTGCAGGATAAATTATTTTCTACTCGCCTAAATGGGAAAGTTGGAATGGTGATCATGAACCCGGAATTGCCGATGCAATGTCTCATTAAAAATAAGCTCTTCACCATATTCTCCTCTCTACTGATTGTGTTACTTGGTAAATTTTTTACCGATTTATTATGGGATGAAATTTGTTGAGAACATGCTGACGAGATTTTATAACGCGATAATATTCTTATATCGAAACAGTTGCGTTTTGTTACAAAAGTTCATACTTTCAATATGTAACTGTATAGCATtagtaaattatttctttctggTTATAATCACGTCTGTTATGCGGTTTTCTTTGGCATTcagtgtatattgcatgataatGTTAGACTGAGAATACATTGTATGTTcattagattgcagatttttgtACAGAacaaattcttttatttattagccATTTTGCTAGAAATGGAAATAGAACAGGAGTTTATTTAATAtacttataaattttattttctatcatTTTAAAAACTAACATTGAATGTACGAATATCTGCAATTTAATTATTTGGCAGTACAGTATCTTATACAAATAATGTCGCAATATATTCTCAGGCCTTCTAGCAGCTATAGGATTGCAGAAATTATTCGTTTGGTATATAAAGTACAAGAAAAGTACTGAGAGGGAAGTGTTTAAGCTTGTTAGTGAGATTATTAACATGGTTGAAATGCATCATCAAAATGCTAGCGTAGCATCGCCTGGCGGCACACAAGAAAGTTTTCTTGCTATAAGTCACGTACGTGATAATCTAATACCACCCAAAGACCGTAAAAAGATGGCAAGCCTATGGGAAAAAGCAGTGAAATTTTTGGACGAAAATGAATCTAGGTAAACAAAAAACTGAATCAGtttgtttttttaatttaaagacAATGGAGAAGTTATCGATAAAAATGCTTTCAGAATTCGAAGGGAAGTGCAGCAAGTCGCGGGAGAAGAATTTCACGTATGGCGCTGGCTGTCTAATAACAGTCTTAATAAGTCAACCACACAGAATTTCGTTCTGAATAAAAAGTCCAAAGTATGGCAAGGCCAAGCGTTCGAAACAATGGAAGGTTCGGTTAACAGCTTGACATGTTCACCAACACcctgtttgaagataagacaTATGTTCGATGCAGATGTGTAAGTATCCCTTAATAATTTTTCATAATTCTTGTGAATATCGTTGACGTGTATCCGCGTATATATTGTCCATATTCGTTTAGAGAATTCGAGGATGACTGGGAAACAAAGGTACAGGATGCTATTCTAGAGAAATGCGAAGGTGTAAATATACTTCATATCCGTGTAGATCGTGGCAGTCGAGAAGGATGTGTTTACATGAAATGTATGTCACAAGAAGACGCAGGAAAAGCCTACAGAGCTTTACACGGATGTTGGTTCGATGGTAAGCAATCGATAGTAAATAACTCGGTAGTACACTCAACATagagaaattttattcgttgcaGCTGGCCACAGAGTTTTTTGAAAACATTGAAAACACAGTGTTTCatctaaattaaaataaataatgtcCTCATAACGTTGTAATTAGTAGAGAAGTTTTAAATGAAGAATTGCACTGTTTTAGGTCACTTAGTAACTGTAAAGTACCTGAGATTGGAAAGATACTATGAGAGATTTCCAGACGCGCGTCAATGTACGATACCTTTGAAGCCAAGTAACAATCAACGATTATCTATGCAGGCAGATTACTAGGGTCGCCACTTTTGGATGTAAACTTACGGAATACCTCTTTGCTTGTGCATACACGTTAACAAGCAACAATTTGAATCTTTCGCCGCTAAATAATTGTTTGCGGACCAGAATTCGCGAGATACTTCTATTTTTTGCTCTGGAAGAGAATAGAACTTCATACTTATCGCGCAGAGATACAGAATCCGAGGGACTTGTAATTGTGTGATAATGTTCTGAGAATTCGAAGAGACAGAGACTTTTTATAATCATTTTCATTTAGATTTTGTAACGCGTACATTATTAATACgttctataatttttttttctttttgttttcggAAGGAAGAAAAGTCGAAACCAAGACTCaagaattacattatttatGAATCTATTGTAAAGTGAATGTAAAGATGTTGTTTCAAACTGCATTTTATGAAGTTTCCAAGTAGCAATATACAAGAAAAGAAAACATGCATATCCAAATTTCAATAATGTAATATACTCCTCTTGTGCGTTCAAACGATGTGTTCGATTTATCATTTAATACTGGCTTAaagttagtattaatattaaaatgttGTTTGGTAATACTTTTTGGATAAACCATTGCCACACTTCCACGTGCTTTGTTAATAGACAATTTCGATGAGTTTCATAAAATGTGCTTAAAAAAAGATCGGATTGTAAAGTGTAAAAAGTACAACAAACttcgaaaaattattattaaaatttagtATATTACACAAGCGTGTTATATTGTAATTTGTAACGTAGtttgtatttaaatttaatGACTAGTGTGGCGGCACCTCATGTTTTTGCCACTAGAGGACTCCTAAGACTACATCTTTCCCACGGTTTCCTGATCCTTTGCTAATTTTTATAAAGAATTTTTAAAGCAGTGATACAATTTTGAGAAGTGGTGAAACCATATGAAAATATCGAAAATGTAGAACAACAATTGTTCGTACGAAGTTTCATACAAAATATGCAATGGGTAGTAACGTAGGTGGGAACCTAGTTAACTAACGCGCTGAAATTCaaatttaatatgaaattcTAAAATTAGTTTGTTCTAGATTTTCTATCCATTTTCTGAGGCTGTAAAAACCATGATTCACCTCTTCTTTTGCTCGATGATCCATAGTTGGAAAAACTCCCTTTTGCATACCTTTATCTCCCTTCCCTTCGTCTTTTACATCCATTCCAACCGCCAAACTAGAATTAACATTTAAGTAATAAATTAATGAGGATATTATTTTCTAGACGGACAACGCAAAAACATGATCTTAAACATTTATAGTATTGTCTTACTTTActcataattttatttattgtatttcagTACATGAGTACTGTAAAATACgtcttattttatattatgtagTGTCGATGTTTTTAGTACTTTCTTTTAATTAACGTATTAAAAAAGCGTATATTGCTACTTAAAGtactaaataaaattaatttttgcattttatgtAGTGATCAGTAACTTTCTAACATCAGCATTTAAATAAATCAGCGATAAAGCATTTAAAACATATTTTTTGCAAATGGATCAACGAAAAAAGCTCGTGTAAAAACGAAAATATGAATTTTCTATATAATACTactttcttttaaataatagaacGTATACATACATTATTACACAATCAAGGAGAGACTTAATTTATTCTGTTTTTAAAGACTATATTTTATTAAGTAGTCATTATATTAATGCTTCATAAATTGCACAAAGTATATTATTAGTGAAACTGATTTAATACAAAGTGTTTCAAGACGGATAGTAGATTTAAGAAAGAGATTAATCTATTTGTACAAATAAATGGAAAAGTAATCTCAAAAAAATCGAATTCGAATATTTACCAGGTACACCACGTATGTACCAATAGACTTATGTGCCTTTCCATTACTAATAATTTCCACTTATATAACTGTTTGTAAATATTAACAGTGAAATgatattatttctttttaaataatgaAGTAGATAATGTCCTACTGTCAACATTTGTTACAAGTAGAAATAATGAGTAATGATGAGACACATTCTAGCCGCtctgaaaatatatttttgagtttttaaaaaaagaaacgactgaaaacattttatttaattttaaatatgtatttaactATCATACTGAAACacactgtatatgtatacagaTTTAATATCAAGATGTATGGATATTGATACGATTTAAAAACAAAGAAAATAGTACAGAAAAAGTCGAGAACATTAACATCTGCTATTCTCTCATGtataatgttgttcaaaaaaagTAGATTTGCAAAAAATTAGTTTTTGATGGTTACATGGTATTTGTTGAATGACGTTGATCATAACTGATTAAGAAACAAAATTTTacttaatttaatttctatagatacattgtataattatattgcTACTAATATTATCttataattgtatatacaaGTTAAATGAAATtcacaatttgaaaataatccaACACACTTTAACTTTTTATATATGTTACAGAAAGGGAAAAAGTTTTCAATAAACACAATGTTCTATAATAACATGTACATTACTCTTTACATTCATATATTTACATATTGTGTAGAAGTATGGCAATATTTGTTACTGTAACCATAGTTGTTTGTATTAGAAAAATGCATAACAACATAAATGTAGAGACATATTTTTttagtaaaaatataaaaaagataTATGTTTCTTATACAAAATTTGATTTCATAAGAAAACTTTTTTTTAGTGATACTCCTGTTAATCAGAATTATTAaagctcttccaataatttATGAGCTTTAAGAACCTTTTTTAATTTCACAAGTCTGCAGTTCATTAGCTGCACTATATTTTCATAGTACAATATGCATTCTTTTTGCTTTGAAATTTGCTCTTGCAACTGTGCTATTAACATATCCCTTCCATCAATTGTTTCAGTAGACAATGTAGATTTTTTTACAATCTTTTTAGATATTAATGCAACTGATGATTCTTCTGCATTATCTTCCTGAATTACATTTATATCTTTCAGAACTTTATTATCCATATTTAATATCTATCTATTGTGTACCATTActaaattaagtttcaaatactcttATTTAAATTAATGTAATAAAGTTATATAGTATAACATTTATTAGTAGTGCAACACTATCCATAATAAAACCAAATTTCAAATACAGAAAATCTAGtgtattttaaatatttgtaaTCTTTAAAAGAGGatgcttcaattactttttaTATCTTACACATTTACTTGATTTGTCTTTATTTATGGATAATCAGCGATTTCATAGTTTGTGAAAAAATGCAAGTTGTTTTCGTTATCAAATCATTAAAATTGATTTGATCTCATACGAATTCGAGATGTACTAATTTTTTTGTATTTACTTTAATCCGATTTCGTTCGAAGTATTTTTCATCCATATTCCCGCAGGCTGAGATCGTCTTAGAAAGGAAAATATGCACAGATAGGAAACAAGACCTGTCAgataattacaaaattatttcaaattatatattaatatctaatATATGATGGATATATTACAAACATAGACAGTATTTCAGCGCGTATGACAAATTTACTTACAAGTAAATGAGTTTTGTCGCGATATTTCGGTACTTTCTTGAAATGTTTACTGTGCATGAAAAGTAACCAAACAATTGGACATTGGTTTGCTTATCCAAGCAATTTATAGATTTCCCGAAACATTTGATCAATCCTGAAATTATATGCTGCCAAAGAAATATTTTCAGCTTTGGGTAAACATACTTCAAAGAAAATTGTGGTATtgaaaaccgaaaattcacccACAAAAGACACTAGTGTCTAGCTACATATGTATGTACTTCACTAATGTAATCGGCCATTTTGCAGACGGAGATTTGGTGTTACATTTGACCATGAAAAAACTGAACTATAGTTGTTTGTCTCATAGTGCAATATTCCAGAAATTTTTACACGATGTCACAATTAGTTTCTGAACAGATTGTGAAAGAACATTTAAAATAATAGAGAATTCTCTGCTTGAATTACTCGAGTACCGATAATCTAATCACAAAGATTTTCAAGTGCACACATGTACTGTGTAAAAATTGTCGAATAACATTTCTTAGTACAgttatttcttttataaaatatagttAATTCTGGTTTCAACCATGCTTTGCTCTGCAATTTTTGATGTTATTAATTTAGATGCTTACATGAAGTTTCAAAATGCGCCATCTGTGAGTTGAGAATAGCGAAGGCTAATCATGATTTTCCGTTCTATAAGTTTACTTACTCAGAAAGTGTGGCAGACATGATTTCTCAACGCGTCTGTCTTTTCCGGTTATCCGGTAGCGTGTGCGAGGTAAAGGAATTATTAAAGGGGAGGGATACTTTGTAAAATCCAAAACAATCCGCCACTACAATGAACATTATCACATATTAATTGTATCGTTTTGCTTTATCCGATATATTTGTGAAAGACTGGGTattattttcaagaaaaagTAATTCTTTTGCAGACAGTGAAATATAACCTTGTTTCACTGTTTCTGTCAACATTCCATCGTAGCAGGAAATTTGTATCTTTCTAACTTGTGCCTTCACGTAAATTACTGTTTACTAATATCATTTTCAGATATAGAACTGTTTACAAATTACATTTACCTTTCTTTTCGTGCCACTTTTTAACCTAACCCAGACTTCGACTTGGTGTTGCGGGTTGTAACCTATAAAAACATATCGTATTACAAAAAGGTTAAAGAAGTTCATTATACGTATGATAATCAATTATGTCCTACACATATGTGTTTTGTGAGAAAAATAGACTTAACTTGTAAAAGTAGTACTGAATTTCGTTTTGGATATAAGCATTCATTAACTACCTCATGCTGCAATATTTTCGAATTTTATTTGTATGTTAATACCATGCTATTTTATTTCAGGATGAAGCAAATTGTAACAAGTCAAACCGTGAAAATACCTAAGGACTTGACCGTAACGGTCAAGTCCCGTTTGGTAACTGTCAAAGGACCGAGGGGTGTTCTTAAACGTTCTTTCAAGCATCTTGCACTCGACATTCGTGTAAGTAATCATATTTTACCCACTTAGTATTGTATACTTATAGTTAAACTGCGATATGATGATATGGTGGATTCCCCTTCATTTCTTCTAAATGATAAATCCTTTTCTGATCAATTTCTAATTAAGTCTATGTTACGTAATGGTTTCTAATTAGCATTATACTGATATTACCATGTTTTCTGTTTAGATGATTAGTCAAAGGCTACTGAAAGTAGAAAAATGGTTCGGCACGAAGAAAGAATTAGCTGCTGTGCGTACCGTCTGTTCACACATAGAAAATATGCTTAAAGGTGTAACTAAGGGCTATCAATACAAAATGCGAGCTGTATATGCTCACTTCCCCATCAATTGTGTTACCACCGAAAATAACACGGTCATTGAAATCCGTAATTTCTTGGGGGAAAAATACATTCGTCGTGTGAAGATGGCATCAGGCGTGACCGTTACAAATTCAGCTAAACAAAAGGACGAACTAATTATTGAAGGAAATTCGTTAGAAGACGTTTCCCGTTCTGGTAAATATTAAACCCGTCCAATTTACACTTAAAATTATTCTCTCAGCGGTAAACGTTGCTTTAATCGATTATTGTTATCTGTGTTTCAGCTGCCTTAATACAGCAGTCTACAACTGTAAAGAACAAGGACATTAGGAAGTTCTTAGACGGTCTCTatgtatctgaaaaaacaacAGTTGTACAAgaagaataaatattatacacaaTTTAAACATGGCATTTATTAATTATCGAACTATTGCGATTGCATTTACAGAGTATAGTTAAACGAATGCAAGTAAACAGTGGAGGCTGGTTCAACGGCCACGCTGAAATTATGATAGCAAATTGTTGAATGTAAAGGTCCATTTGCTtttgtttgaatttttattaatgttACAAATAGTAATAACATACGTGATCGCAGAATTATTTCACTAGATTCAATCTACCTTTGATCCTTTCGGAATTGCAAGAACTGATTATTAATACAATTCTTGCTATATTTGTAGCATGTAAAaaagatacatttattattgcaaatataATGGTAGATCTTGCAACTTTCGGTATAAGATATACGTAAAACCCGGCAAAAACATCTGTTTTTGGACATTTAAAAATCGCGCCGTTTGTGATCAATGACGCCTCTTGTAGTAAAATTTCGAAACAGTTTGGGAGCCCGTACAGCAACAATTGCTGCAGTAGCAAACCGCTCGAACTACTAGCAAAATTACTAACAGTcgattttggctaacagtttgagcgttttgccgctgCAGCAATTAGCGCTATATGGATGTCGAAGGAGCTTCGAGATttcgtcggtcacgttgccCAACAGTTTCGGCATTTTGCCGCTGCGCCCATTGACGCTGTACGGGCCCCGTCTGTGTTTGAAAATTTCGTTTTTTCCTTCTAGAATTACGTTTTAATTAAgttagtaatcaactaaaaatacACCCCGCTGTCTTTGTACATGTCTTGGCTACGTCTCTTTGGTCGTATTTTTTCGATTCGAATTCAAAATCTCTCGACAAGTACGAAAATCTTtcagcggcggccatcttgtaaCGGCATGAGAGCGTCGCCACGCTAGctgaatattgcaaatatctccgcaataaccaAAAAGTGATCATTTCGAAAACCAGAGCGACGTAGCTTAgtcttttgggaatctaaattttccactccTGAACCGTACGCTTCGACATCGAAGCGTCTAATCTGGTCGGCATAAACCGCTGCAAACGAATATAcgtatacgtatatatacaggatgtcccgaaaatgtctcgcaatccggaaataagagattcctgaggtcatttgaagcaactttttcttttgcgaaaatgttctccgaggcttcgtttacgagttattaacgaaaaacactgaccaataagaggcgagctcgactggcgcgcggcggcccagccaacgagtgcacggggcccagttccgctcattggctcggccgtctcgcgccaaatgatctcgcctctgattggtcactgtttttcgtcaataactcgtaaacgaagccgcggattgcattttcgctaaggataaagttgtttcaaatgacctcaggaatcctccactttcggattgcgagacatttttgggacaccctgtataggttTCTTCTACGCGTGGGTAGTACAGCGAAGAAAGCCTCAGTTTCAACGCAAGATCGCGGCACCTAAGCAAAAGTAAACGATACGATTCTTCCTGACCGAGGAACAAAGTATGTACGACGTTCGAGGAACCAGACCTATCCCGTTCACGGAGGACTTCGTTGGACACGAATTCCAAACGCGACACAGATTCGCACGTGCCGTGGGGCGCGCGGAGAGCCGCGGTTTAATCGCCGGTCGGCCGTTCGGCTGGCCGAGGGTGCGGACAAAGAGCGCCGTCAGCTTTTCCGCGAAGATCGCGGTGACCGGCCGTGGAAAAACGCTGGCCGCTCAGAACGAGCGTCGCGCGATAGCATAGATCGGGAGCCGTCGGTGTCGGCGCGGTATAGGAAAAGAGAGGGGCCGAGAGAGATGTTCCCGATCGGCGGCCGGGCAGCGAGGGGGATAAAGCGGCGAGGGGGATAGAGCCGCGCGCGATAGAGGAACGCAGAAAAGGGAGAACACGCGTGTTCCCAAGTGCAGTGTGTTCGATCGCAGTCAGCCGGCGGCTCGTTTTATGCGGCCGCTCACTaccgtcgtcgccgtcgccgtcaccGTCGCCGCGCTCTCTCGACCCCCGCCGTAAATTTCGCCCGACAGACTGCCATGTCCGCGACAATTCCGCCCGCGCATCCGTACCAGTGAGCACGCGTTCGAATCGCCGGGGACCGGTTTGAATGGACGcggaccgattcgctcgacatCGAGCTGTTCCGAGTGCCGGTTGAACGGAAGAGATCATCGCTACGTGCTGCAGCCGGTGCCGGACTATTTACAACCGGAGTCTCTACTAGTTTTACCTGCTGTCTCTCTACACGTCGACCTCGCGGTAAGCACGGTTATGTTCCCGGACCCGTATGCTCTCGCTTCGTTGTATTTCTCACCAAAGCTGTCTCCCCCCACCTCCCGGCACTTTCACGATCAGTCGTCCTGGCGATTCGTTTACGACCGTGAGTGTAGTTCAAGCAGCGATTAAGGAGCCGTTAACGCGTCGACATCGTCGTGAAAATTACTTTTGACAGTACATACTCGAGATCTTGTTTTCGAGGATTTTATTAAATGCGGGTCTACCGAATCGAGCCGGGATTCGACTAACGGGTCTCCGAGATCACACAGACCGGTGCTTGATCGTCGTACAAGGTACAGTGGAGACTCTCTTGCCCGGAGGTTCATCTCTTCTTGATATATTCCGATACAAAAACGTTCTATTTAACATTCCAGTTAACTGTGTTCGACGATTTACTCGTCACCGTGAGGTGGCAGTATtttcgtgtcacgacgagtatactcgtcgcgcgtagaaAGTAACAACCGTCggctgtttaaattgtaattttagcgaaaacgGAAACGTATTCTGAAGTTTCgagatatttagaatatttttgaTATCGCGTAGGCCGATCCTACGCGAAAGTGTTCACATTGTtgttaaaaataagattagaaaagaatcgcgaTATTGGTGCgattcgacgtgcaaagtgtcGCTTGCTTCGCTAAATACCACTTTACAGCAGCAAttggaatttttcatttttataagcatttgatttttcctatgcttttcgtttattatgcatGTACATAGTTAATGCGTGCAGTAATacatgttaatgttaagtgaataaatatcgataataaCATTGTTGATTCTATAAAATAAAACTGGCttttcgatcgaatattttaaCGGCGACACTTGctccgtgttcgacgagtatactcgtcgtcgctcgattctcgtGACACATATAGAGGTTATGATACGCTTTACAAAGGAGACAcgacacagctaactggtcaaCTAAATGTTTCGAGATCGAGTTATCTGCCAAGACGATAATGTATCGAAATGATACAATAGAACGATAGATAATGATACGACAGATAATAGAACCTTCGTTCGGATACCAGCAAAAATAATTGTTCGGACAAAGGAGTCTCAACCGTATTTAACGCATTAAGTGCCGactattaattaaaaaaaaatgcacGCAATATCAAAGTGATTTATCTCTTCGCGCTCGAAGACATTTTACCATTAAAACTCCGgacacgcgcgcacacacactcACACATTTTCGCTTGATTTTTGCACATCTCTCGCTTGATTTTTTTAGCAGTTTATCGAATAAACACAGACTTAGCAA belongs to Megalopta genalis isolate 19385.01 chromosome 1, iyMegGena1_principal, whole genome shotgun sequence and includes:
- the RpL9 gene encoding ribosomal protein L9: MKQIVTSQTVKIPKDLTVTVKSRLVTVKGPRGVLKRSFKHLALDIRMISQRLLKVEKWFGTKKELAAVRTVCSHIENMLKGVTKGYQYKMRAVYAHFPINCVTTENNTVIEIRNFLGEKYIRRVKMASGVTVTNSAKQKDELIIEGNSLEDVSRSAALIQQSTTVKNKDIRKFLDGLYVSEKTTVVQEE